A part of Streptomyces sp. DSM 40750 genomic DNA contains:
- a CDS encoding DUF5309 domain-containing protein, whose product MAGITGMGTTFNLPNYTGELFALTPADTPLLSAIGGLTGGGMTTSTEFEWESYDLRDPGQRTKVEGADAPTAEERVRGNVKNVVQIHQEQVSVSYTKQAAVGQVASPQAAPFNHNGGDNPVTNELDWQVTQALKQMALDVNWSFINGSHVNPTTNATARQTRGLLAAVTTNRIAKGVTTTGATSATDTITATGHGLVDGDKIVFTNTSTATNVVAGRIYFVDAVDANTFKVSTSSGGAALTLGTATGIAYTNPWETALTTDHVSDLLQLAYDNGGISEQETATLIVNSAQRRAVTKAFASAYGQFQETSRTVGGVAVDTLITDFGTLSVMMDRHMPQDVITVASLEQLMPVFLNIPGKGVFFEEPLAKTGASDKSQLYGEVGLKYGNERAHAVMTGLKV is encoded by the coding sequence ATGGCCGGCATCACCGGGATGGGAACGACCTTCAACCTCCCCAACTACACGGGCGAGCTGTTCGCCCTGACACCGGCGGACACCCCGCTGCTGTCGGCCATCGGCGGACTCACCGGCGGCGGCATGACCACGTCGACGGAGTTCGAGTGGGAGTCGTACGACCTGCGTGACCCGGGGCAGCGCACCAAGGTGGAGGGCGCTGACGCGCCGACTGCCGAGGAGCGGGTCCGCGGGAACGTGAAGAACGTCGTGCAGATCCACCAGGAGCAGGTCTCCGTCTCGTACACGAAGCAGGCTGCGGTCGGTCAGGTCGCGTCGCCGCAGGCGGCACCGTTCAACCACAACGGCGGTGACAACCCGGTCACCAACGAGCTGGACTGGCAGGTCACGCAGGCGCTGAAGCAGATGGCGCTGGACGTGAACTGGAGCTTCATCAACGGTTCGCACGTCAACCCGACGACCAACGCGACCGCGCGGCAGACGCGTGGCCTGCTGGCCGCGGTCACGACCAACCGAATCGCAAAGGGCGTCACCACCACGGGCGCGACCTCGGCGACGGACACCATCACAGCGACCGGTCACGGCCTGGTGGACGGCGACAAGATCGTGTTCACCAACACGAGCACGGCGACCAACGTCGTGGCCGGCCGGATCTACTTCGTGGACGCCGTCGACGCGAACACCTTCAAGGTGTCCACGTCCTCGGGCGGTGCGGCGCTCACCCTCGGCACCGCGACGGGCATCGCCTACACCAACCCGTGGGAGACCGCCCTCACCACGGACCACGTCTCCGACCTTCTCCAGCTCGCCTACGACAACGGCGGCATCAGCGAGCAGGAGACCGCCACGCTGATCGTCAACAGCGCGCAGCGCCGAGCGGTCACGAAGGCCTTCGCGAGCGCCTACGGGCAGTTCCAGGAGACCAGCCGCACGGTGGGCGGTGTGGCCGTGGACACGCTGATCACGGACTTCGGCACGCTGTCCGTGATGATGGACCGGCACATGCCGCAGGACGTCATCACGGTGGCCTCGCTGGAGCAGCTGATGCCGGTCTTCCTCAACATCCCGGGCAAGGGAGTCTTCTTCGAGGAGCCGCTCGCCAAGACCGGAGCGTCCGACAAGTCGCAGCTGTACGGCGAGGTGGGCCTGAAGTACGGCAACGAGCGCGCCCACGCGGTCATGACCGGTCTGAAGGTGTGA